From the genome of Desmodus rotundus isolate HL8 chromosome 2, HLdesRot8A.1, whole genome shotgun sequence, one region includes:
- the LOC112308789 gene encoding E3 ubiquitin-protein ligase RNF113A-like, with amino-acid sequence MAERLAAGEAAGGVCPFLFRRPRRKGAAGLRKRPACDPEPGDSGDEGGSVVRREARRGAGHSPLIQRTRAGGPQEVAHCDARSEEEAAAPRVVYKSTRSAKPAGPEDMGATAGCELDPEKERDAQAISERSREAPRGKDDDKIYRGINNYRQYTKPRDASGSARKGPLRAPEHLRATVRWDYQPDVCKDYKETGFCGFGDSCKFLHDRSDYKHGWQIERELEEGRYGVSEDENYEVRSAARELPFSCFICRQTFRNPVVTKCGHYFCESCALQHFRTSPRCYVCGQLTNGIFNPAKGLIAKLEKHHAAKEDGHVSEEKADGEVGSWIGGS; translated from the coding sequence ATGGCGGAGCGGCTGGCTGCTGGGGAGGCGGCCGGCGGGGTGTGTCCCTTCCTGTTCCGAAGGCCCAGGCGCAAAGGGGCCGCGGGCCTCAGGAAGCGCCCAGCCTGCGACCCGGAGCCCGGGGACAGTGGTGACGAAGGCGGCTCCGTCGTTCGCCGCGAGGCGAGGCGGGGGGCGGGCCACAGTCCGCTGATCCAGAGGACCCGCGCTGGCGGTCCGCAGGAGGTGGCCCACTGTGACGCCAGGAGCGAGGAGGAGGCGGCGGCTCCGCGTGTGGTCTACAAGTCCACCCGGTCCGCGAAACCCGCGGGGCCGGAGGATATGGGGGCGACTGCCGGCTGCGAGCTGGACCCCGAGAAGGAGCGTGACGCGCAGGCCATCTCTGAGCGCAGCCGGGAGGCGCCGAGGGGCAAGGACGATGACAAGATCTACCGGGGCATCAACAACTACCGGCAGTACACGAAGCCCAGGGACGCGTCCGGCTCCGCGCGGAAGGGCCCCCTCCGCGCTCCCGAGCACCTCCGGGCCACCGTGCGCTGGGATTACCAGCCCGATGTTTGTAAGGACTACAAAGAGACGGGCTTCTGTGGCTTCGGAGACAGCTGCAAGTTCCTCCACGACCGATCAGATTACAAGCATGGGTGGCAGATCGAACGTGAGCTCGAAGAGGGTCGCTATGGTGTCTCTGAGGACGAGAACTATGAAGTGAGAAGCGCTGCTCGGGAGCTGCCCTTCAGCTGTTTCATCTGTCGGCAGACCTTCCGGAACCCGGTTGTCACCAAATGCGGGCATTATTTCTGCGAGAGCTGTGCACTGCAGCATTTCCGCACCTCCCCGCGCTGCTACGTCTGTGGCCAGCTGACCAACGGCATCTTCAATCCAGCCAAAGGACTGATTGCTAAACTGGAGAAACATCACGCTGCCAAAGAGGATGGGCACGTGTCAGAGGAAAAGGCAGATGGTGAAGTAGGGTCCTGGATAGGTGGCTCGTAA